The Acidobacteriota bacterium genome segment TCGCCGAGTGGTGGCGCGACGCCGATCCGGTGCTCCCGATCGTAGGGCTCGTGCAACAGGAGCGCGCCGCCCTCCGCCCCGTCTCCTGACGCCATGTGTTGATGGTGGCCGGCTCTCCAAGCCCGGCCCGTCGACGTCAGCGGAGGCCGCTCAGGAACTCGATCAAATCCCGCACGTCGCGCGGTTTCAGGATCAGGCCGAGCGGAGGCATCGCCGAGATCGGGTTGGTGCGTTCGGCGATGTCGGCTTTCGGGATCCGGTGCGTGACGGCCGGCGCGCCGGCGACGAGGACGAGTTCGCTGTCGGTCTCTTCCTTGAGCGTGCCGTCGAGACGCTCGCCGTTGCGCAGCGTCACGCCGACGGTGCCGAACCCCGGCGCGATGCGCACGTTGGGATCGACGAGCGACTCGAACAACTGGTCGCGCGTGAGCGTGGCGCCGATGCGCGAGAGGTCGGGCCCGACGTCGGCCCCTCGCCCGCGAATGGCGTGGCAGCGCGTGCACTCGGCGAGTGGATTCTGCGAGAACACCTGCTGGCCCCTGCGTGCGTTGCCGCCGGTCACCGCACCCGTCCTGAACGCCTTGATCGGCATGTCCGCCTGCTGCCGGCGCTGATAGGCGTCGAGCCTCGCGGCGAGTGCCGCGTTGCCGTCCGTCTGCACCGCATCGAGGAGATCGATGTGCAGTTCCGGTGGCAGACGTCCCGCATCGAGTTCGTCCAGTTGCGCGGCAAGCAGGCGACGCGACGGGATCGACTTCAGGGCGCCGAGCACTTCGATCGCCCCCTGCTGCTCCTGGATGCCGCCCGACTTCAGCAGCGTTGCCGCGTGATTGGCCTTGGCGGCAGCGGGGATCCGCAGGTCCGGAAGGAGCGCGAGCGCGGCCCGCCTGACGGTGGCGTCGCTGTCGCCGAGCGCCGACTGCATCAGCGCGCTCTTGTCGCCGACCTTCATCGCCTGCAACCCGCGCAGCGCGGCCACGCGCACCGGCGCCGACGGATCGCCGGAGAGCTGCGTGTGAAGCGTGGGCATCGCGCCACGCGCATCGAGGCGGCCGGCGGCTTCCGCGAGCGCCACCTTCACGTCCGCATCATCGGCTGACGTGCCACGGGCGGTTTCGACGACGAGCCGCTCGATGGCGGCGCGCGCGGCGGCGATGTCTCGCGTCTGCCGTCGCGTGGCTGACGATGTGCGCGGGGTGGTGTCGCCGATGGTGACAGTGCCGTGGTAATAGCCGTCGACGCGATCGGTGGGCGACGGGTCGTCCCACACGCCCAGCGCGGACGCGGCTTCGGCTCGGATGTCGGCGGGCGCAGACGTGTTGCGCGCAACCGCTTCGATGCGTGCGACGGCCGCCGCGGTGCCGACCCTGAAGTTGGCGTTGATGGCCCGCCGCACGAGCGGCTCGTTGGTGATCGGCGCGCGATCGAGCAGCGCCGCCAGATCGGGGATCGCCCCGGCGATGCCGCCATCGTCGTTGATCGCGCGTGCCGCGTCGATGACGACAGACGCGTCGACGTCCGCGAGGAAGCGCGCGACGCCAGGGTGATGCATCCGGCGCAGGGCCACGACGGCGGCGCTGCGGACGCCCCTGGAGGCGTGCGACGAGAGCGCGACGAGCGCATCGGCCTCGCCGATCGTCGCCAGCGCGCCGGCGCCCGTGTGGTGCAGCCACTGATCGCGCCCATCGTCTGCGGCCAGCATCGCGATGATGCCCGGCACGGCCGGGCGATACGCCAGCCGCCCCGCGGCCTCGGTCGCGAAGAACCTGACGCGCGGGCTCGCGTCGGCCAGCAGCGGGAGCAGGCGCTCGCCGGCCGCCGCGTACTTCACGTCGCCCACGAGGCGTGCGGCCTGCGCGCGAATCTCGGCGTCATCGTCGGCAAGAAATGGCACGAGCTCGGCCGCGATCGCCGATTGACGACGAGAGGCCTGCGCAAGGCCCCACAGCCCGTGCAGCCGGCCATGCAGGCTCGATCTGTCGCGCGCGGCGGCGAGCAGGGCCTGCACGTCGCCGCGGCGAACGAGATCGAACTGCGCCTTCTGCCTGATGCGCATGTCGGCGTGGCGCAGCAGGGGAGCGATGGATGCCGCCGGCCGCTGCGCGAAGTCGGTGACGAGTAACGTCTGCACCTCCTTACGTATCGCGCTGCCGGCCGTTGCCGGCGTGTCCAGCTTCCACAGCCGCCCATCGTCTTTCGAGTCCCAGCCGGTGATCCAGTCGGTGATGTACAGGGCGCCGTCGGGCCCGAACTTCATGCCGACGACGAGCACGCCCCTGGTGAGGGTCTTCTCGACGTCCTTGCGGAAGCCCGCGCCATCGGGGGCGAGCGTGAAGCCGTACACACGGGCGTTGGGCGCGGCGCCGGGGAAGCTCGAGACGAAGAAGTAGCCGTTCCACGCCTCGGAGAGCGCGGTGCCGGGGTTGTAGGCCATGCCCGACGGACCGGCGTGCCAGTTCTCGATCGGCGCGAGCACGTGCGCGGCGGTGTTCTCGCCGCGAGGCTTGAACAGCGACTCGCGCATCCACACGTTGTAGCGGTTGTTCTTCGGGTCGGTGTACTTGCCGTATTGCCAGTTCGAGCGCCAGCCGCTGTCCGATCCGTACGGCAGGTACACGAGCCGCTCCATCTCGCCCGCGTGGTCGCCATCGTTGTCCACCGAGATCAGGTTGCCGCGATCGTCGAAGGAGAACTCCTGCAGGTTGCGGATGCCCGTGGCGAACACCTCGAAGTTGGAGCCGTCGATCTCGGACCGCATCACGGCGCCCTGGTTGTGCATCGCCCACGTCTTGCCGTGTTCGTCGACCACGTGCAGGCCGATGTCGCCGACCTCCCAGTAGAGCCGCCCGTCCGGGCCGATGATGACGCCAGACACGCCGTGTCCACCGAACGCCGGATGGATGTTCATGCCTTCGGCGATGGTGGTGCGGCGATCGAGGATGCCGTCGCCATCGCTGTCGTGGAGGCGATAGACGCCGGGCGGGACGCCGGCGATGACGTCGCCCTCGTGCGCGAGGATGCCCCCGAGGATGTCGAAGGCCGGGTCGTCGTTGAAGCCTTCGTAGACCACGCGCGACTCGTCGGCGCGGCCGTCGCCATCGGTGTCGCGGAGCCTGTAGATCCGCTCCTTGTAGGGCTCCATGTCGCGGATGTCGCGCACGCCATCCCCGTTGAGGTCATCGATCCACCTGTTGATCTCGCTGTTGCCCGGCGCCATCACCCTGCGATAGAACGCCCGCAGGTCGGCGAGCGTCCGCAGCGCGTGGACAGGGGTCATCCAGTCGGGATGCTGCCGGATGTCGAGGGGCATGTTGTTGCGCATCGAACTGGTGGCGTAGAGCGTGCCGTCGGCGGCGACGTCGATCGCCACCGGGTCCACGAGCAGCTCGCGTGGAGCCCAGAGCGAGAGGTCCACGCCGTCGGCCAGTTCGACATTCAGCCTGGCGCGCGCCTCGGTGGCGAGGCGTTCCGCCTCGGCCGGCGTGAGTCGCGCGGTGTCGCCGAGGGCGAGAGCGGGAGGCAGCCACGGCTGCGCGCCGCGAAGCAGGACTCCGCAGGCGGCAAACAGGACGAGTACGAGCGTGAAGGTGAATGGGCGGCGCATGGGACGCGGGTATCTCTATCACGAGTGTGGCGGGCTACCATACTGGACCACAAGACGCGAGGATCCCTGATGCGACATGTGTTCCTGAGCCTGTTGACCATTGTGGCTGTCGCCGTGACGACGGTGGCGCAAGGTCCGACCCGCACGAAGGTGATGCTGCTCGATGGCGAGAGCGGCGGACCGTACCACAAGTGGCAGTTGGGCACGCCGCTCATCAGGCAGGTGCTCGAAGAGACGGGCCGCTTCGACGTCACCGTGGTGACGGCACCCGCGGCCACCGGCGTGCTCGACGGATTCATGCCGGATTTCGCGGCCTACAAGGCGGTGATCTTCAACTACGACGCGCCCGACGAGCGCTGGCCGGCGCCCATCAAGGCGGCGTTCGAGCGCTACGTGGATGGCGGTGGCGGCGTCGTCATCGTGCACGCGGCAGACAACGCCTTCTCCGGATGGAAGGCTTTCAACGACATGATCGGCGTCGGCGGCTGGCGCGACAGGACCGTCGCGTCGGGGCCGTACTGGTACTACAAGGACGACAAGCTGGTGCGGGATCCGTCGGACGGTCCCGGCGCGTCGCACGGGCGTCGCACGCCGTATCTCGTGCGCACGCGCGCCGCCGACCATCCCATCATGCGCGGCCTTCCCACGGCGTGGATGCACCAGGGCGATGAGCTGTACGCCCACCTGCGCGGACCGGGCACCAACATGACCATCCTCGCCACGGCGTTCGCCGATCCGGCCAACAGCGGCACCGGCAGGGACGAGCCCGTGCTGATGGCCAGCACCTTCGGCAAGGGCCGCGTCTTCCACACCGTGATGGGCCACGACATCGTCGGCATGAGCTGCGTCGGCTTCGTGACCACCCTGCAGCGCGGCACCGAATGGGTCGCCACGGGTGCCGTCACGCTGCCCGTGCCGACGGCGTTCCCGACCGACCGCACCGTCAGCTACCGCACCGACCTCAACGCCATCGACCCCAACTACGCAAGAGGCCTGAACGGCCTCGACGCGAAGTGAAGTGAGGCTGGCCTTCCGGGCCGGGCTCGGAGAGCCGGCCCTACCCACTGCCGCGGTAGGTAGGGCCGGCCCTCCGGGCCCGGCCTCGCACCGGACACCGCGGGCCCTGGCCTCCATCTGATTTCCCGGTGTTCGGTACGCGATGTAACGATCGCCGCGTCTCGCGACAAGTCGTCATGTGAAGCCGCTGCTCGCCCCATCGCACTTGCCCACTCTTCGGGCGGATCTGCAGGCGGTCTATCGCGACAGACGGCACGACCTCTTCGCGTTCGCCTATCGCCTCACGGGATCGGAGCGCAGCGCCGAAGACATCGTGCACGAGAGCGTGGTGCGCGTGCTCGACGGGCGCTGCCGGCTCGATGCGCGTCGCGGCGACCTCGTGCTGCTGCTCTTCGGCGTGGTGCGAAACGTCGCGAGAGAGTATCGCCGTCGCGCCGCGCGAGAAGGTCAGACGCCGCTGCCCGACGAGGCGATCGTCACGGCGCAGCCCGACCACGTCATCGCCGTCAGGACCGCGCTCTCCGCCCTGTCTGAAACGGACAGGGAGATCATCATCCTCTCGGCGTATCACGGCTATCAGCCACGGGAAATCGCGCGCGCTCTCGGCAGTTCGAGCGTCGTCGTGCGCGTGCGTCTGCACCGCGCCCGTGCGCGGTTGAAAGATCTGCTCCTGTACGGGCGAGATCGCCTGGAGGATGCACCCAGACTCGGAGTCCGATCATGAACGACCCCCTTCAGTCAGCACTCGGCGAGTGGAAAGCCCCGCGTCTGCCTGACGCGCGTCACGCGGTCATAGATCGACT includes the following:
- a CDS encoding ThuA domain-containing protein translates to MFLSLLTIVAVAVTTVAQGPTRTKVMLLDGESGGPYHKWQLGTPLIRQVLEETGRFDVTVVTAPAATGVLDGFMPDFAAYKAVIFNYDAPDERWPAPIKAAFERYVDGGGGVVIVHAADNAFSGWKAFNDMIGVGGWRDRTVASGPYWYYKDDKLVRDPSDGPGASHGRRTPYLVRTRAADHPIMRGLPTAWMHQGDELYAHLRGPGTNMTILATAFADPANSGTGRDEPVLMASTFGKGRVFHTVMGHDIVGMSCVGFVTTLQRGTEWVATGAVTLPVPTAFPTDRTVSYRTDLNAIDPNYARGLNGLDAK
- a CDS encoding HEAT repeat domain-containing protein is translated as MRRPFTFTLVLVLFAACGVLLRGAQPWLPPALALGDTARLTPAEAERLATEARARLNVELADGVDLSLWAPRELLVDPVAIDVAADGTLYATSSMRNNMPLDIRQHPDWMTPVHALRTLADLRAFYRRVMAPGNSEINRWIDDLNGDGVRDIRDMEPYKERIYRLRDTDGDGRADESRVVYEGFNDDPAFDILGGILAHEGDVIAGVPPGVYRLHDSDGDGILDRRTTIAEGMNIHPAFGGHGVSGVIIGPDGRLYWEVGDIGLHVVDEHGKTWAMHNQGAVMRSEIDGSNFEVFATGIRNLQEFSFDDRGNLISVDNDGDHAGEMERLVYLPYGSDSGWRSNWQYGKYTDPKNNRYNVWMRESLFKPRGENTAAHVLAPIENWHAGPSGMAYNPGTALSEAWNGYFFVSSFPGAAPNARVYGFTLAPDGAGFRKDVEKTLTRGVLVVGMKFGPDGALYITDWITGWDSKDDGRLWKLDTPATAGSAIRKEVQTLLVTDFAQRPAASIAPLLRHADMRIRQKAQFDLVRRGDVQALLAAARDRSSLHGRLHGLWGLAQASRRQSAIAAELVPFLADDDAEIRAQAARLVGDVKYAAAGERLLPLLADASPRVRFFATEAAGRLAYRPAVPGIIAMLAADDGRDQWLHHTGAGALATIGEADALVALSSHASRGVRSAAVVALRRMHHPGVARFLADVDASVVIDAARAINDDGGIAGAIPDLAALLDRAPITNEPLVRRAINANFRVGTAAAVARIEAVARNTSAPADIRAEAASALGVWDDPSPTDRVDGYYHGTVTIGDTTPRTSSATRRQTRDIAAARAAIERLVVETARGTSADDADVKVALAEAAGRLDARGAMPTLHTQLSGDPSAPVRVAALRGLQAMKVGDKSALMQSALGDSDATVRRAALALLPDLRIPAAAKANHAATLLKSGGIQEQQGAIEVLGALKSIPSRRLLAAQLDELDAGRLPPELHIDLLDAVQTDGNAALAARLDAYQRRQQADMPIKAFRTGAVTGGNARRGQQVFSQNPLAECTRCHAIRGRGADVGPDLSRIGATLTRDQLFESLVDPNVRIAPGFGTVGVTLRNGERLDGTLKEETDSELVLVAGAPAVTHRIPKADIAERTNPISAMPPLGLILKPRDVRDLIEFLSGLR
- a CDS encoding RNA polymerase sigma factor, with the protein product MKPLLAPSHLPTLRADLQAVYRDRRHDLFAFAYRLTGSERSAEDIVHESVVRVLDGRCRLDARRGDLVLLLFGVVRNVAREYRRRAAREGQTPLPDEAIVTAQPDHVIAVRTALSALSETDREIIILSAYHGYQPREIARALGSSSVVVRVRLHRARARLKDLLLYGRDRLEDAPRLGVRS